The following are from one region of the Methanococcoides methylutens genome:
- a CDS encoding PGF-pre-PGF domain-containing protein, giving the protein MRPVTIITLTILIFCIANVALAASEINDSPPINETISPAPELAPLNPAFIEYMEKLEENKDNQDFITSSSLSTNGSTEERYPVNGLIPSPVGNSHIDRTYSSDANDIFFLSASEETLLSYYDLRNESRVTPVRDQGQSGSCWAHAVYASLESCMIPNNGVHDFSENHMKNLMSNNYPEGFDYEEGGTAGMAVAYLSRWTGPVNESDDPYDDTSIYSDTNIPERRHVQEAIFLPERDYETSHDDDFLKNAIMEYGAIYSPFRVNWTGFDDNSLTYYYNDTNYIGGHAVALVGWNDSYPKEKFNITPPEDGAFICKNSWGTSVGDEGYFYISYYETSFEPRAVFVGAEEVDNYDNIYQYDPLGHVRNFGYLNTTTNVSWAANIFTADSDQYLNAVSFYTPDEMTDYGLYIHKNPDQRPINSTGHVYSTSGTIEYAGYHTIDLSNPIKLEQGQDFSVVIKFTDPDYAYLVAIERPIDGHSSKATANPGEGYISPNGTSWADITTDYENTSICIKAFTDDPHVDEIILDPVNDTTYAGENLHFNEEAFDQYNSPIDANVVWSSQNETVGTIDAISGLFTANTAGNTTISVTNGSVTNSTNITVLERPLFTIEMDEPQEGYNYSTDSICLNVSANLDVAIWTYNINATGIQPFDPNTTLSLPDGEHNLTVIAKDTIGNMASVMANFSIDTTAPIVTIERPQNTTYTSNTVNLNVSADEDVHTWMYNINSTGNHTFTPNITLTLPEGKHTVTVFANDTVDNVGFAHTNFTIDLPNPRKTSSSSSGGGSGNTGEAFGNIALKEVKTIFNNKDSKIIYHFEEEDDKIEYIGFYSLKNSGRISATIEVLNGKSTLVTENPPGIAYQHMNIWVGKAGFATETNIVDPVIGFRVSKSWIVENDINETTITLCRNHDGKWTQLSTTILNEDMEYIYFEATTPGFSPFAIVGSAQQAEVTDPSSELTDVTVRNNTVESNTETASESMSLPLLSNGILMTILGCAYLALRKRS; this is encoded by the coding sequence ATGCGACCTGTTACAATAATTACACTGACAATATTAATATTTTGTATAGCTAATGTTGCACTTGCTGCATCTGAGATCAATGATTCACCTCCAATAAATGAAACTATAAGTCCAGCACCAGAGTTGGCTCCACTTAATCCGGCATTCATTGAGTATATGGAAAAACTGGAAGAAAATAAGGATAATCAGGACTTCATAACATCATCCTCGCTAAGCACAAACGGATCAACAGAGGAAAGATATCCCGTAAATGGCCTGATCCCATCACCGGTTGGCAATTCACATATAGACAGAACCTATTCATCCGATGCAAATGATATTTTCTTTTTATCAGCATCTGAAGAAACCTTACTTTCATATTACGATCTTCGCAATGAGAGCAGAGTAACTCCTGTACGAGACCAGGGACAATCAGGAAGTTGCTGGGCACATGCAGTATACGCATCCCTTGAATCATGCATGATCCCTAATAACGGGGTTCATGATTTTTCCGAAAATCATATGAAGAATCTAATGTCAAATAATTACCCCGAAGGTTTTGACTATGAAGAGGGTGGAACTGCTGGGATGGCAGTTGCATATCTGTCCCGCTGGACCGGACCAGTCAATGAATCTGATGATCCGTATGATGATACATCAATTTATTCTGATACCAATATCCCTGAGAGAAGACATGTCCAGGAAGCCATATTTCTTCCGGAGAGGGATTATGAAACTTCACATGATGATGATTTTTTGAAAAATGCAATCATGGAATATGGGGCAATATACTCTCCTTTCCGTGTCAATTGGACTGGATTTGATGACAACTCTCTGACTTACTATTATAATGACACGAATTATATAGGAGGTCACGCTGTTGCCCTGGTGGGTTGGAACGATTCCTATCCAAAGGAAAAATTTAACATCACGCCTCCTGAAGACGGTGCTTTTATATGTAAGAACAGTTGGGGCACCAGTGTTGGTGATGAAGGGTATTTCTACATATCATATTATGAAACATCATTTGAGCCCAGAGCAGTCTTTGTAGGTGCGGAGGAGGTGGATAATTACGATAATATCTACCAATATGACCCCTTGGGACATGTACGTAATTTCGGGTATCTAAATACTACAACTAATGTTTCATGGGCTGCAAATATTTTCACAGCAGACTCAGATCAATATCTGAATGCTGTCAGTTTCTACACACCGGATGAGATGACAGACTATGGACTATACATACATAAGAATCCAGATCAGAGACCTATTAACTCCACCGGCCATGTATATTCCACATCAGGCACCATTGAGTACGCAGGATACCATACAATCGACTTAAGTAATCCTATAAAATTAGAACAAGGTCAGGACTTTTCTGTTGTAATTAAATTTACGGATCCGGATTATGCGTATCTTGTTGCAATAGAACGTCCAATTGATGGCCACAGCAGCAAAGCAACCGCCAATCCCGGTGAAGGTTACATCAGTCCAAATGGAACTTCATGGGCCGACATAACAACTGATTATGAAAATACAAGCATCTGCATCAAAGCATTTACTGATGATCCACATGTTGATGAGATCATACTTGATCCGGTAAATGATACCACATATGCAGGAGAAAATCTACATTTCAACGAGGAAGCATTCGACCAGTACAATAGTCCAATTGATGCTAATGTTGTCTGGAGTTCTCAGAATGAGACTGTTGGCACCATCGATGCAATCTCAGGACTGTTCACTGCAAACACTGCGGGAAACACCACAATATCAGTGACCAATGGTAGTGTGACAAACTCAACGAATATTACTGTCCTTGAAAGACCCTTATTTACCATAGAAATGGATGAACCACAGGAAGGTTACAACTATAGTACAGATTCAATATGTCTGAACGTATCTGCAAATTTAGATGTGGCAATATGGACATATAACATCAATGCCACAGGCATTCAACCGTTTGATCCCAACACCACATTATCTCTTCCTGATGGTGAACATAACCTGACAGTTATTGCTAAAGATACAATCGGCAATATGGCATCAGTGATGGCTAATTTCAGTATTGATACGACAGCACCTATTGTAACTATAGAACGTCCTCAAAACACAACATACACCTCAAATACAGTCAACCTGAACGTATCTGCTGATGAGGATGTACATACATGGATGTACAACATCAATTCCACAGGCAATCATACATTTACCCCAAACATTACACTAACTTTGCCAGAAGGTAAACATACTGTCACCGTGTTCGCCAACGATACAGTAGACAATGTGGGATTTGCACATACAAATTTCACAATAGACCTCCCTAACCCACGTAAAACCAGCTCATCCTCATCCGGAGGAGGTTCAGGCAACACCGGTGAAGCCTTCGGGAATATTGCACTGAAAGAAGTGAAGACCATATTTAACAATAAAGATTCAAAGATTATCTATCACTTCGAAGAGGAAGATGACAAGATAGAGTACATTGGGTTCTATTCATTGAAGAACTCAGGAAGAATATCAGCAACTATCGAAGTTCTTAACGGAAAATCAACACTTGTTACCGAAAATCCACCAGGCATAGCCTATCAGCACATGAATATTTGGGTTGGGAAAGCAGGTTTTGCAACAGAGACCAATATTGTGGACCCGGTCATTGGGTTCAGGGTCAGCAAGTCATGGATCGTTGAAAATGATATTAATGAAACAACAATAACATTATGCAGGAATCATGATGGAAAATGGACACAGCTTTCTACCACGATACTCAACGAAGATATGGAATATATCTACTTTGAAGCCACAACCCCCGGATTTTCACCTTTTGCCATTGTTGGCTCTGCACAGCAAGCAGAAGTTACAGATCCAAGTTCGGAATTAACGGATGTAACGGTGAGAAACAACACAGTGGAATCAAACACAGAAACAGCATCTGAAAGCATGTCTCTTCCACTACTGTCAAATGGTATATTGATGACAATATTAGGATGTGCTTATCTGGCATTGAGAAAGCGAAGCTGA
- a CDS encoding NifB/NifX family molybdenum-iron cluster-binding protein produces MKIAIPSTEKGGLDDDIELHFGKAATYTIYDSETEEVEIIENTSVHVGGKGLPHELLVKNGVDIVLCSGVGQKIVDLLNKKDIDIFVGADGTVQEAINSWKAGDLYRPKSINLSKDRGFGLTQHSL; encoded by the coding sequence ATGAAAATTGCTATACCCAGCACGGAAAAAGGCGGATTGGATGATGACATCGAACTCCATTTCGGAAAGGCTGCAACATATACGATCTACGACAGCGAAACAGAGGAAGTTGAGATCATTGAGAACACGAGTGTCCACGTGGGCGGGAAGGGGCTTCCACATGAACTGCTGGTCAAGAATGGAGTTGATATCGTCCTGTGTTCCGGGGTCGGTCAGAAGATCGTTGACCTGCTGAACAAGAAGGACATTGACATTTTCGTGGGTGCTGATGGTACGGTACAAGAAGCCATTAATTCCTGGAAAGCAGGGGATCTCTACCGACCAAAGAGCATAAACCTGAGCAAGGATCGCGGATTCGGGCTGACACAGCATAGCCTTTGA
- a CDS encoding MBL fold metallo-hydrolase, with protein MEITIVYDNEAKTGLKKGWGFSCYIETEDRKILFDTGWNGCALRNNLSTLNIPIEDIDILVLSHQHWDHIGGVPEILDANPDLDIYAPASFSEKLKNEMSAHSTLHEITEKCRICNNVFSTGELGNGPKEQSLILKTDTGIYAITGCAHPGLEAIVGAAAAEGDVHGIIGGLHDSQEYNMLNGLKFIGAGHCTSNIDTIRTRFPNAFVPIAAGSRFKL; from the coding sequence ATGGAAATTACCATTGTCTATGACAATGAAGCAAAGACTGGTCTCAAAAAGGGCTGGGGATTTTCTTGTTATATCGAAACCGAAGACCGGAAAATACTCTTTGACACCGGATGGAACGGTTGTGCTTTAAGGAACAATCTTTCAACACTTAACATCCCGATCGAGGATATCGACATCCTTGTACTTTCCCACCAGCACTGGGACCATATCGGAGGTGTTCCGGAAATACTGGATGCTAACCCTGACCTCGATATTTATGCCCCTGCATCATTTTCAGAGAAACTTAAAAATGAGATGTCAGCTCATTCAACCTTACACGAGATCACCGAAAAATGCAGGATATGCAACAACGTCTTTTCTACAGGTGAACTCGGGAATGGGCCGAAGGAGCAGTCACTGATCCTCAAAACGGATACCGGGATATATGCTATTACAGGCTGTGCACACCCGGGACTGGAAGCTATCGTAGGAGCAGCAGCAGCAGAAGGGGATGTCCATGGCATCATCGGAGGATTGCATGATAGCCAGGAATACAATATGCTGAATGGACTGAAATTCATAGGTGCCGGACATTGCACATCGAATATTGATACCATCAGAACAAGATTCCCGAATGCTTTTGTGCCTATTGCAGCAGGGTCCCGTTTCAAGCTCTGA
- a CDS encoding DUF1847 domain-containing protein — MKCASCDTRRCRQGKDCTPREVQPEYASEDLEMMKAASKIEANFYMEKTRLEELVLFAKEMGYRKLGVAFCVGLENEARTFCKILEKDFIVESVCCKICGVDKEEYGLDKIREGRETTCNPIAQAMMLNRAGTELNIIVGLCMGHDILFNKHSEAPVTTFIVKDRILTHNPAGALYSGYYLKKRFGLEKI, encoded by the coding sequence ATGAAATGTGCGTCCTGTGATACAAGAAGATGCAGACAGGGAAAAGATTGCACTCCAAGAGAAGTACAACCGGAATATGCTTCAGAAGACCTTGAGATGATGAAAGCAGCTTCAAAGATAGAGGCGAACTTCTACATGGAGAAAACAAGGCTTGAAGAGCTGGTCCTTTTTGCAAAAGAAATGGGATATCGTAAGCTTGGGGTCGCTTTTTGCGTGGGGCTTGAGAACGAGGCCAGAACCTTTTGTAAGATACTTGAAAAGGACTTCATTGTTGAATCCGTCTGCTGCAAGATATGTGGCGTAGACAAGGAAGAATACGGACTGGACAAGATAAGAGAAGGCAGGGAAACTACCTGCAACCCCATTGCACAGGCAATGATGCTCAACCGTGCAGGTACCGAACTTAACATCATCGTAGGACTCTGTATGGGTCATGACATATTGTTTAACAAGCATTCTGAAGCACCTGTTACTACATTCATTGTAAAGGACCGGATACTCACACATAATCCTGCAGGAGCACTTTATTCCGGATATTACCTGAAGAAACGTTTCGGCTTGGAGAAAATTTGA
- a CDS encoding ATP-binding protein, whose product MKQLVIISGKGGTGKTTITAAIASMAENAIIADCDVDAPNLHLVLEPEIIETSDFYGMDIAHIDTEKCTGCNVCIENCNFDAIHTDHSINSCKCEGCGVCEYVCPENAIKMINNPSGSVFDSMTRYGPMVHAELMIGEEASGKLVTAVKEHAVSLANEKEAELIICDGPPGTGCPVIAAITGADLALIVTEPSLSGIHDLERIIQVTDHFRIPAIVCINKYNINEGNTKQIESSCEENGIMVAGKLPYDTVPNKAMIGKKTIIEYEDNEFSEKLRNIWRTVRSELCEGQ is encoded by the coding sequence ATGAAGCAACTTGTGATCATCAGCGGCAAAGGAGGAACAGGGAAGACCACGATCACCGCTGCAATTGCATCAATGGCAGAGAATGCCATAATTGCGGACTGTGATGTTGATGCTCCGAACCTGCACCTGGTCCTGGAGCCTGAGATAATTGAGACCTCCGATTTCTACGGAATGGACATTGCACATATCGATACTGAAAAGTGTACCGGCTGCAACGTGTGTATCGAGAATTGCAATTTTGATGCTATCCATACAGACCATTCCATAAACAGTTGCAAATGCGAAGGTTGCGGGGTCTGTGAATATGTTTGCCCTGAAAATGCTATCAAGATGATAAATAACCCATCCGGAAGTGTTTTTGATTCCATGACCAGATATGGTCCAATGGTACATGCAGAGCTCATGATCGGGGAAGAAGCAAGCGGAAAATTGGTAACTGCAGTAAAAGAACATGCAGTATCACTTGCCAATGAGAAGGAGGCCGAGCTTATAATATGTGACGGACCACCCGGAACCGGATGCCCCGTAATAGCAGCCATTACCGGTGCAGACCTTGCTCTTATTGTCACAGAACCGAGCTTATCCGGAATACACGATCTGGAAAGGATCATACAGGTAACTGACCACTTCAGGATACCGGCAATCGTCTGTATTAATAAATATAACATCAATGAAGGGAACACAAAGCAGATCGAAAGTTCCTGTGAGGAAAATGGCATAATGGTAGCAGGAAAACTTCCATATGATACAGTTCCGAACAAAGCGATGATCGGTAAAAAGACCATCATTGAATATGAAGACAATGAGTTCTCAGAAAAACTCCGGAACATCTGGAGAACGGTAAGGTCAGAGCTCTGTGAAGGTCAATGA
- a CDS encoding ATP-binding protein yields MKIAIASGKGGTGKTTVAVNLALSLQDAQLIDCDVEEPNCNLFLNKELDQLTEVTSMIPEIVEENCTYCKKCSDFCRFNAIATLPNKILTFPTLCHSCGGCIMVCPEGAIQEHEIVTGIIRKTSGDDKKSPELYEGLLDIGQTMASPVISELKKNIDPDKTAIIDAPPGTACPVLTTLEDVDYCILVTEPTPFGLHDLKLAVEVVRTLEIPHGIIINRSGSGDNSVEDFCMSENVEILMKIPHDTKIAQLYSEGIPFVQEMEHWKEKFIQLYSSIQDRYGREIEA; encoded by the coding sequence ATGAAGATTGCCATAGCAAGCGGAAAAGGCGGTACCGGCAAAACTACCGTAGCTGTGAACCTTGCCCTTTCGCTTCAGGACGCTCAGTTAATAGACTGTGACGTTGAAGAACCAAACTGCAACCTGTTCCTCAATAAGGAACTGGATCAGCTCACAGAAGTAACATCCATGATCCCTGAAATTGTGGAAGAGAACTGCACATATTGTAAGAAATGTTCTGACTTCTGTCGTTTCAACGCGATCGCAACCCTCCCGAACAAGATCCTGACGTTCCCGACATTATGCCACAGCTGCGGAGGATGCATTATGGTCTGTCCTGAAGGAGCCATACAGGAACATGAGATAGTCACAGGGATCATAAGGAAAACTTCCGGAGATGATAAAAAAAGCCCTGAACTCTACGAAGGTTTACTGGACATCGGACAAACTATGGCATCACCTGTGATCAGTGAGCTTAAGAAGAACATCGATCCTGACAAGACAGCCATCATTGATGCACCGCCAGGAACCGCATGTCCGGTCCTGACAACACTTGAGGATGTTGACTACTGCATCCTTGTTACAGAACCCACTCCTTTTGGATTGCATGACCTGAAGCTGGCAGTGGAAGTAGTTCGAACACTTGAGATCCCACACGGGATAATCATCAACAGAAGTGGTAGCGGTGATAATAGTGTTGAAGATTTTTGCATGAGCGAAAATGTAGAGATACTGATGAAGATACCACATGACACAAAGATAGCGCAATTGTATTCGGAAGGGATACCATTTGTGCAGGAAATGGAACATTGGAAAGAAAAGTTCATACAACTCTACAGCTCGATACAGGACAGATATGGCAGGGAGATAGAAGCATGA
- a CDS encoding NifB/NifX family molybdenum-iron cluster-binding protein: MKVCVPSAKTGGLEDNVGQHFGMVPVYTVLDTETDEVQIVENTSQHNGGVGLPPELLSEAGVHVMLCGGLGTKAVNMFSEFGIEVFVGAQGTVETAIGDWKEGNLASPNSENVCQGHDHDHDHQH; the protein is encoded by the coding sequence ATGAAAGTATGCGTACCTTCTGCAAAAACTGGTGGATTGGAAGATAATGTCGGACAGCACTTTGGAATGGTTCCGGTCTATACTGTACTGGATACAGAAACAGATGAGGTCCAGATCGTAGAGAACACAAGCCAGCACAACGGAGGCGTTGGACTGCCACCGGAACTACTATCAGAAGCAGGTGTCCATGTAATGCTTTGTGGAGGACTTGGAACAAAAGCTGTTAACATGTTCTCGGAATTTGGGATCGAGGTCTTCGTTGGAGCACAGGGAACTGTAGAAACAGCGATCGGCGATTGGAAAGAAGGCAACCTTGCAAGTCCAAACAGTGAGAATGTCTGCCAGGGACACGATCACGACCATGATCACCAACACTGA
- the mtbA gene encoding methylcobamide:CoM methyltransferase MtbA, which translates to MSEYTQKERLIRVLNGEKVDRMPAICVTQTGTVDQMEKIGVFWPEANYDAAQLAALAEAGHTEIGFEAIRVPFDITAEAEFFGSGIKDGTKVQQPSVITHVVNSLDDLKQFEGYDVTDTSKRTSVVLESIKILADKYGEEVPIIGSMIGPFSLAQHITGDSWFMDIMTKEAYGLEIMEFTTDFAIKYALAQVDNGASVFSIIDPTASYQLIGADFYAKFVVPFHQKLIDALHERGVPAVLHICGDTTEGLALMETCGVDAISVDQNVNAATAVSKVEKALIVGNLDPVNCLWNTDVANVKAESERVLKELDGKGLLAPGCGIVSQTPTENLQAMIEVAKTWTY; encoded by the coding sequence ATGTCCGAATACACACAGAAGGAAAGATTAATCCGCGTACTGAATGGAGAGAAAGTTGACAGAATGCCAGCTATCTGTGTCACACAGACCGGAACAGTAGACCAGATGGAAAAAATCGGTGTTTTCTGGCCAGAAGCAAACTATGATGCGGCACAGCTTGCTGCACTCGCAGAAGCAGGTCACACAGAAATCGGTTTCGAAGCAATCCGTGTCCCATTCGACATCACCGCAGAAGCAGAGTTCTTCGGCAGTGGAATCAAGGACGGTACAAAGGTACAGCAGCCATCCGTCATCACCCACGTTGTAAACAGCCTCGACGACCTCAAGCAGTTCGAAGGATACGATGTTACAGACACAAGCAAGAGAACATCCGTAGTCCTCGAGTCAATCAAGATCCTCGCTGACAAGTATGGAGAAGAAGTCCCAATCATCGGAAGTATGATCGGTCCTTTCTCACTTGCACAGCACATCACCGGTGACTCCTGGTTTATGGACATCATGACAAAGGAAGCATACGGTCTTGAGATCATGGAGTTCACAACCGACTTCGCAATCAAGTACGCACTCGCACAGGTCGACAACGGCGCAAGCGTATTCTCCATCATTGACCCAACAGCAAGCTACCAGCTTATCGGTGCAGACTTCTACGCAAAGTTCGTAGTACCATTCCACCAGAAGCTCATTGACGCACTCCACGAGCGTGGTGTACCAGCTGTACTCCACATCTGCGGTGACACAACCGAAGGTCTTGCACTCATGGAAACCTGTGGTGTAGACGCAATCAGTGTTGACCAGAACGTTAACGCAGCAACAGCAGTCAGCAAAGTCGAGAAGGCACTCATCGTAGGTAACCTCGACCCAGTCAACTGCCTCTGGAACACAGACGTCGCAAACGTCAAAGCAGAGTCCGAGAGAGTACTCAAGGAACTCGATGGCAAGGGACTTCTCGCACCTGGCTGTGGTATCGTAAGCCAGACCCCAACCGAGAACCTCCAGGCAATGATCGAAGTAGCAAAGACTTGGACATACTAA
- the pylD gene encoding 3-methylornithyl-N6-L-lysine dehydrogenase PylD, whose protein sequence is MALLTPEDLEDLLNKLNMNNNIIKEATGMDIAQMCEAVYGTTPSSQKVGIVPITSGNGIIGNFSASLLAITEYFGLEGFITEHPDITGYHQAVAGGADIILMADDHIFIAHNLRNGKIATNHVCTGVIYSEIASRYKHTDSKDVLVIGLGRVGYAGASHLVEKGFNVYACDPNTDFMNKAIEELGVKAYDVDKPRKFSMVFEATPNANTISEGMIAERCLVSTPGIPCALPDELVEKYDIDLVMEPLVIGVAAMLYSVF, encoded by the coding sequence ATGGCACTATTGACACCTGAAGACCTGGAAGACCTGTTGAACAAGCTCAACATGAACAATAACATCATCAAAGAAGCCACCGGAATGGATATTGCACAGATGTGTGAAGCCGTCTATGGTACGACCCCCAGCTCCCAGAAAGTAGGGATCGTACCCATAACTTCCGGAAACGGCATAATCGGGAATTTCTCAGCATCCCTGCTTGCAATAACCGAATATTTCGGTCTTGAAGGTTTTATTACCGAACATCCTGACATAACAGGATACCATCAGGCAGTAGCAGGTGGTGCAGACATCATACTAATGGCAGATGACCACATTTTCATTGCCCATAACCTTAGGAACGGTAAGATAGCAACCAACCATGTATGCACCGGCGTGATCTACTCGGAAATAGCTTCAAGATACAAGCACACTGATTCAAAGGATGTACTGGTCATAGGTCTTGGACGTGTGGGTTATGCCGGCGCGTCACATCTTGTAGAAAAGGGATTCAACGTATATGCTTGTGATCCGAACACCGATTTCATGAACAAGGCAATTGAAGAGCTTGGCGTGAAGGCATATGATGTTGACAAACCAAGGAAGTTCTCAATGGTCTTTGAGGCAACACCAAATGCAAATACCATATCAGAAGGAATGATCGCAGAACGCTGTCTTGTATCAACGCCCGGGATCCCATGCGCCCTACCGGATGAACTTGTTGAAAAGTATGATATCGACCTTGTAATGGAACCACTGGTAATTGGAGTAGCAGCAATGCTCTATTCAGTTTTCTAA
- the pylC gene encoding 3-methylornithine--L-lysine ligase PylC: protein MTTICLIGGKLQGFEVNYLARKAGMNVVLIDRNEKPLISNVVDEFYCFDIIEEPEKFIDISREVDAIIPVNENLNTLNFIRDISSKLDCPILFDFDAYHISMDKNRSKEYFVSIGVPTPDDKPSQPPYFVKPPCESSSIGTKIIYDDSELEGIDPSMMIEEYLEGDVVSLEIIGDGKHFAVVKETKVHIDDTYDCHMITPIDHDPEFRQISYQLAANLNLKGIMDVEAIASDRGLKVLEIDARFPSQTPTAVYHSSGINLVEMLMQAFTDGVTEIEKAPEKGYCIFEHLLLKEGELIPVGEHVLSMGNSYDLFHEENELEIFRSDGKDTVFTLISKGIDEEEVQVVRNRGIAYIGQHYGF from the coding sequence ATGACGACGATCTGTTTAATAGGAGGCAAGCTACAGGGATTCGAAGTGAACTACCTTGCCAGGAAAGCGGGGATGAATGTTGTTCTGATAGACCGGAACGAGAAGCCCCTTATCAGCAATGTTGTTGACGAATTCTACTGTTTTGACATAATTGAGGAACCGGAAAAGTTCATCGACATCTCAAGGGAAGTCGATGCCATAATACCGGTAAATGAGAACCTTAATACCCTGAACTTCATAAGGGATATCAGCAGCAAGCTGGATTGTCCCATTCTTTTTGATTTTGATGCATACCACATCAGTATGGACAAGAACAGGTCCAAGGAATATTTTGTATCAATAGGAGTACCAACTCCGGATGACAAACCATCCCAACCACCATATTTTGTAAAACCTCCCTGTGAAAGCAGCAGCATCGGAACCAAGATAATCTACGACGATAGTGAACTTGAAGGGATCGACCCTTCCATGATGATCGAGGAATATCTGGAAGGCGATGTTGTATCACTGGAGATCATCGGTGATGGCAAGCATTTTGCAGTGGTGAAGGAAACAAAGGTACATATCGATGATACCTACGATTGTCATATGATTACGCCTATCGACCACGACCCTGAATTCAGGCAGATATCATACCAGCTTGCTGCCAACCTCAACCTGAAAGGTATCATGGATGTAGAGGCGATAGCTTCCGACAGGGGACTTAAAGTTCTCGAGATCGATGCCCGTTTCCCAAGCCAGACACCAACGGCCGTATACCATTCAAGTGGCATCAACCTTGTAGAGATGCTGATGCAGGCATTTACTGATGGCGTAACTGAGATAGAAAAAGCACCTGAAAAAGGATACTGTATCTTTGAGCACTTATTACTGAAAGAGGGGGAACTCATACCCGTTGGAGAACACGTCCTGTCCATGGGAAACAGCTATGACCTATTCCATGAGGAGAACGAACTTGAAATATTCAGGTCTGACGGGAAGGATACTGTATTCACCCTCATCTCGAAAGGCATCGATGAAGAGGAAGTACAAGTCGTACGTAACAGAGGAATTGCATATATCGGACAACATTATGGATTTTAA